A region from the Agrococcus sp. SL85 genome encodes:
- a CDS encoding Na+/H+ antiporter NhaA, with protein MTWIRNPQVSAMLLLGAAVLGLVVANTPLGPGLDELKHWHLPFPVAGLDLSMAHWVTDGLLVVFFFVAAIELRYELTQGELASVRRAIVPSVAAVGGVAAPAIIFLAIVPSELDRGWPIPIATDIAFALGVLALVGRRLPSRVRALLLALAIIDDLIGILVIAVFFTTELAWLPLGGAVLAVVAFALLGRAYRARRGSWPLRIAMVAIAVLTWWLVASSGIHATIAGVALGAVLAPAPAESARVKLEPAVNGIVLPLFAFVAASVTIPQIPIAQLSPVFWAILVALPLGKLIGISIAGFGAQLATRVPKQERLTPAELLAVALLGGIGFTVSLLMNELAFRSAEEFLVEGTLGVLAGSLVAVVLGAACTALLARRYPAADDAAIAQYELDESTRRTDGR; from the coding sequence GTGACGTGGATCAGGAACCCCCAGGTGTCGGCCATGCTGCTGCTCGGCGCCGCCGTCCTCGGCCTCGTCGTGGCGAACACGCCGCTCGGCCCCGGGCTCGACGAGCTGAAGCACTGGCACCTGCCGTTCCCCGTCGCGGGCCTCGACCTCTCGATGGCCCACTGGGTGACCGACGGCCTGCTCGTCGTCTTCTTCTTCGTCGCCGCGATCGAGCTGCGCTACGAGCTGACGCAGGGCGAGCTCGCCTCGGTGCGCCGCGCGATCGTGCCGAGCGTCGCGGCCGTCGGCGGCGTCGCGGCGCCCGCGATCATCTTCCTCGCGATCGTGCCGAGCGAGCTCGACCGGGGCTGGCCCATCCCGATCGCCACCGACATCGCCTTCGCGCTCGGCGTGCTCGCGCTCGTGGGCCGACGCCTCCCGAGCCGCGTGCGCGCGCTCCTGCTGGCCCTCGCGATCATCGACGACCTCATCGGCATCCTCGTCATCGCCGTCTTCTTCACGACCGAGCTCGCGTGGCTGCCGCTCGGCGGCGCCGTGCTCGCGGTCGTCGCGTTCGCGCTGCTGGGGCGCGCCTACCGCGCACGCCGCGGCAGCTGGCCGCTGCGCATCGCGATGGTCGCGATCGCGGTGCTCACGTGGTGGCTCGTCGCCTCGAGCGGCATCCACGCGACCATCGCGGGCGTCGCGCTCGGGGCGGTGCTCGCACCGGCGCCGGCGGAGTCGGCGCGCGTGAAGCTCGAGCCGGCCGTCAACGGCATCGTGCTGCCGCTGTTCGCCTTCGTGGCCGCGAGCGTCACGATCCCGCAGATCCCGATCGCGCAGCTGAGCCCGGTGTTCTGGGCGATCCTCGTGGCGCTGCCGCTCGGGAAGCTCATCGGCATCTCGATCGCGGGCTTCGGCGCGCAGCTCGCGACCCGCGTCCCGAAGCAGGAGCGGCTCACTCCCGCAGAGCTGCTCGCCGTCGCGCTGCTCGGCGGCATCGGCTTCACGGTGTCGCTGCTCATGAACGAGCTCGCCTTCCGCAGCGCCGAGGAGTTCCTCGTCGAGGGCACGCTCGGCGTCCTCGCCGGCTCGCTCGTCGCGGTCGTGCTGGGCGCGGCCTGCACGGCCCTCCTCGCGCGCCGCTACCCGGCGGCCGACGACGCGGCGATCGCGCAGTACGAGCTCGACGAGTCGACCCGCCGCACCGACGGCCGCTGA
- a CDS encoding ammonium transporter has product MDAGSIAFGVAATALVLFMTPGLAFFYGGLVRAKSVISMMMMSFGALGLVGTLWILYGYNMSAVESPFAFSGNPFSDLGLAALSAGESANTDLVGVAYGSTFAIITVALISGAIADRAKFGAWMLFAGVFATVGYFPIAAWVWGGGWVYSLGDLMGLPAVIDYAGGTAVHINAGAAALALAFVLGKRIGFTKGSHKPHNVPFVMLGAAILWFGWFGFNVGAEWLNELGNAGLITLNTIGATAAAVIAWLVVEKVKDGKPTAVGAASGAVAGLVAITPACANLTPGWALLLGVVAGAVCALAIELKFKWGFDDSLDVVGIHLVGGLIGTLYLGFFATDTGLLLGGGIGQLVVQVIAALGVMAYAFVVAFVIGFAIEKTMGFRVKNEDELAGVDSTIHGEEAYAYELDRV; this is encoded by the coding sequence ATGGATGCAGGCAGCATCGCCTTCGGCGTCGCGGCAACGGCCCTCGTGCTGTTCATGACGCCCGGTCTGGCGTTCTTCTACGGCGGCCTCGTGCGCGCCAAGAGCGTCATCAGCATGATGATGATGTCGTTCGGGGCGCTCGGCCTCGTCGGCACCCTCTGGATCCTCTACGGCTACAACATGTCGGCCGTCGAGTCCCCCTTCGCCTTCTCGGGCAACCCCTTCAGCGACCTCGGCCTCGCAGCCCTCTCGGCGGGCGAGAGCGCGAACACCGACCTCGTCGGCGTCGCCTACGGCTCGACCTTCGCCATCATCACCGTGGCGCTCATCTCCGGCGCCATCGCGGACCGCGCGAAGTTCGGCGCCTGGATGCTCTTCGCGGGCGTCTTCGCGACGGTCGGCTACTTCCCGATCGCCGCGTGGGTCTGGGGCGGGGGCTGGGTGTACAGCCTCGGCGACCTCATGGGCCTCCCGGCCGTCATCGACTACGCGGGCGGCACCGCCGTGCACATCAACGCGGGTGCTGCGGCGCTGGCCCTCGCGTTCGTCCTCGGCAAGCGCATCGGCTTCACGAAGGGCTCGCACAAGCCCCACAACGTGCCGTTCGTGATGCTGGGAGCCGCGATCCTGTGGTTCGGCTGGTTCGGCTTCAACGTGGGCGCGGAGTGGCTCAACGAGCTCGGCAACGCCGGCCTCATCACGCTCAACACCATCGGCGCCACGGCTGCGGCGGTCATCGCCTGGCTCGTCGTCGAGAAGGTGAAGGACGGCAAGCCCACCGCCGTCGGCGCCGCCTCGGGCGCCGTCGCGGGCCTCGTCGCCATCACCCCGGCATGCGCCAACCTCACGCCCGGCTGGGCGCTGCTCCTCGGCGTCGTCGCCGGCGCGGTCTGCGCGCTCGCGATCGAGCTGAAGTTCAAGTGGGGCTTCGACGACTCGCTCGACGTCGTGGGCATCCACCTCGTCGGCGGCCTCATCGGCACGCTCTACCTGGGCTTCTTCGCCACCGACACCGGCCTCCTGCTCGGCGGCGGCATCGGGCAGCTCGTGGTCCAGGTCATCGCGGCGCTCGGTGTCATGGCCTACGCCTTCGTGGTCGCGTTCGTCATCGGCTTCGCGATCGAGAAGACCATGGGCTTCCGCGTCAAGAACGAGGACGAGCTGGCCGGCGTCGACTCGACGATCCACGGCGAGGAGGCGTACGCCTACGAGCTCGACCGCGTCTGA
- a CDS encoding SDR family NAD(P)-dependent oxidoreductase, whose translation MDLQLADRVILVVGGTGLIGRAVGDLLRAEGAVVVAAARGEGADVRLDGADPASVDAAVARVLADHGRIDGLVVTAAPPAQTLDPARAGDPEQVAQAFEAKAMTFLRVANAVVPAMREAGTGRIVGVSGQNARLSGSITAAVRNAGVTIAAQSLADELAGTGVAVNVVDPGPVVASPASQVEHGRPGESSPEQVARLVVFLLSPANAISSEAVAVGHRVRGVVSV comes from the coding sequence ATGGACCTCCAGCTCGCGGACCGCGTCATCCTCGTCGTCGGCGGCACCGGCCTCATCGGCCGCGCCGTCGGCGACCTCCTCCGCGCCGAGGGCGCCGTCGTCGTCGCCGCAGCGCGCGGCGAGGGCGCCGACGTGCGCCTCGACGGCGCCGATCCCGCCTCGGTCGACGCCGCCGTCGCGCGCGTGCTCGCCGACCACGGCCGCATCGACGGGCTCGTCGTCACGGCCGCGCCGCCCGCGCAGACGCTCGACCCCGCGCGCGCCGGCGATCCGGAGCAGGTGGCGCAGGCGTTCGAGGCCAAGGCCATGACGTTCCTGCGGGTGGCGAACGCGGTCGTGCCGGCGATGCGCGAGGCGGGAACCGGCCGCATCGTCGGCGTCAGCGGCCAGAACGCGAGGCTGAGCGGCAGCATCACCGCGGCGGTGCGGAACGCGGGGGTCACGATCGCCGCGCAGTCGCTCGCGGACGAGCTCGCCGGCACGGGCGTCGCGGTGAACGTCGTCGATCCCGGCCCCGTCGTCGCGTCCCCCGCGTCCCAGGTCGAGCACGGTCGTCCGGGCGAGTCGAGCCCCGAGCAGGTCGCGCGCCTCGTGGTCTTCCTCCTCTCCCCCGCCAACGCGATCTCGAGCGAGGCCGTCGCGGTCGGCCACCGCGTGCGGGGCGTCGTGTCGGTGTAG
- a CDS encoding aldo/keto reductase, producing MTNLGFGPLILGGNTFGWTSDRDESFAVLDAFLAAGGTAIDTADVYSAWADGNTGGESETILGEWLASRGHRDRVEIATKVSQHPQRQGLSAATVRAAVEDSLRRLRTDRIDLYYAHRDDEAVPQEEVLAAFDELVRAGKVREMGVSNFAPERIRSAVAIAERDGLVRPTVSQDRYNLVERGAEAELLPALAELGIVEAPYSSLASGFLTGKYRPGSEVDSVRAGTAGRYLQAPEGLAVLEALDGIAAAHGTSATAVSLAWLRQQPQVVAPIASARTPEQLVDLLASMRLELTAAELDALAGR from the coding sequence ATGACGAACCTCGGCTTCGGCCCCCTCATCCTCGGCGGCAACACCTTCGGCTGGACCAGCGACCGCGACGAGTCGTTCGCCGTCCTCGACGCGTTCCTGGCGGCGGGCGGCACCGCGATCGACACCGCGGACGTCTACTCCGCGTGGGCGGACGGCAACACCGGTGGCGAGTCGGAGACGATCCTCGGCGAGTGGCTCGCCTCGCGCGGGCACCGCGACCGCGTCGAGATCGCCACCAAGGTCTCGCAGCACCCGCAGCGGCAGGGCCTGTCGGCCGCCACCGTGCGCGCGGCGGTCGAGGACTCCCTGCGCCGTCTGCGGACCGACCGCATCGACCTGTACTACGCGCACCGCGACGACGAGGCGGTGCCGCAGGAGGAGGTGCTCGCCGCGTTCGACGAGCTCGTGCGCGCCGGCAAGGTGCGCGAGATGGGCGTGTCGAACTTCGCGCCCGAGCGCATCCGCTCCGCCGTCGCGATCGCCGAGCGCGACGGGCTCGTCCGGCCCACCGTGAGCCAGGACCGCTACAACCTCGTCGAGCGCGGCGCGGAGGCCGAGCTGCTGCCCGCGCTCGCCGAGCTCGGCATCGTCGAGGCTCCCTACTCATCGCTCGCCTCGGGCTTCCTCACCGGCAAGTACCGGCCGGGCTCCGAGGTCGACTCGGTGCGCGCGGGCACCGCGGGCCGCTACCTGCAGGCACCCGAGGGCCTCGCCGTGCTCGAGGCGCTCGACGGCATCGCCGCGGCGCACGGCACCTCCGCGACCGCGGTCTCGCTCGCGTGGCTGCGCCAGCAGCCGCAGGTGGTCGCGCCGATCGCCTCGGCGCGCACGCCGGAGCAGCTCGTCGACCTGCTCGCGTCGATGCGGCTCGAGCTCACCGCCGCCGAGCTCGACGCCCTCGCCGGCCGGTAG
- a CDS encoding ROK family protein encodes MQEDEKEVKGMTGAAARAGGAPASLQSLLAHAWASGPFTASDAMRATGLTRSTTIEATEQLVELGLLQELPDARAAGDYRTGRPARRFALRDDAAVLVGIDAGNAHATVAVADLRAQMLHIERGALRSDRAGAAERREGILALVDAALRAAGRDREAVLAVCAGVPAPVDRAGRSPAHGDGFWQRMNADLVDALDWAPLRRVANDAALAAVAEGAMGGAVGASDYVALLAGARLGAGVVVDGVLLHGAHGGVGEMVAFDHVEGVGSADGLGAHAAALARAAVASGSIPASSPLARIPTAALDGRAVLELAEAGDAHAAAIAEQVGAVLARIVSVLASVYDPQRVIVAGAVSAGIATVVAAAGRAMPDRGHLPPPELLASTLGGDVVVLGAVAAARDDAVTGALRARRRA; translated from the coding sequence ATGCAGGAGGACGAGAAGGAGGTCAAGGGCATGACGGGTGCAGCAGCACGGGCGGGCGGAGCGCCCGCGAGCCTGCAGTCGCTGCTCGCCCACGCATGGGCGAGCGGTCCCTTCACGGCCTCCGACGCCATGCGCGCCACGGGCCTCACGCGCTCGACGACCATCGAGGCGACCGAGCAGCTGGTCGAGCTCGGCCTGCTGCAGGAGCTGCCGGACGCCCGGGCCGCGGGCGACTACCGCACGGGCCGTCCGGCCCGGCGCTTCGCGCTCCGCGACGACGCCGCCGTGCTCGTCGGCATCGACGCCGGCAACGCGCACGCGACGGTCGCCGTGGCCGACCTCCGAGCACAAATGCTGCACATCGAGCGCGGGGCGCTGCGCTCCGATCGCGCCGGGGCTGCGGAGCGCCGCGAGGGCATCCTCGCCCTCGTCGACGCGGCGCTCCGGGCCGCCGGCAGGGATCGTGAGGCCGTCCTGGCCGTGTGCGCGGGCGTCCCAGCGCCCGTCGACCGCGCGGGCCGCTCCCCCGCCCACGGCGACGGCTTCTGGCAGCGCATGAACGCCGACCTCGTCGACGCGCTCGACTGGGCGCCGCTGCGCCGGGTCGCGAACGATGCCGCGCTCGCCGCGGTCGCCGAGGGCGCGATGGGCGGGGCGGTCGGCGCGAGCGACTACGTGGCCCTGCTCGCCGGCGCGCGCCTCGGCGCGGGCGTGGTCGTCGACGGCGTGCTGCTGCACGGCGCGCACGGCGGCGTCGGCGAGATGGTCGCGTTCGACCACGTCGAGGGCGTGGGCTCGGCCGACGGGCTCGGCGCCCACGCGGCGGCGCTCGCGCGCGCGGCGGTCGCGAGCGGCTCGATCCCGGCCTCGAGCCCGCTCGCGCGCATCCCGACGGCCGCGCTCGACGGCCGGGCGGTGCTCGAGCTCGCCGAGGCCGGCGATGCGCACGCCGCGGCGATCGCCGAGCAGGTGGGCGCCGTGCTCGCGAGGATCGTGAGCGTGCTCGCGAGCGTGTACGACCCGCAGCGCGTCATCGTGGCGGGCGCGGTCTCGGCGGGCATCGCGACCGTCGTGGCCGCGGCGGGCCGCGCGATGCCCGACCGCGGGCACCTGCCGCCGCCCGAGCTGCTGGCTTCGACGCTCGGTGGCGACGTGGTCGTGCTGGGCGCCGTGGCTGCCGCGCGCGACGACGCGGTCACCGGCGCGCTCCGCGCACGACGCCGCGCATGA
- a CDS encoding ABC transporter substrate-binding protein, with protein MIGTTRERRRLVAIAGVLALGGAMLAGCSADGRETIRFTFSKREALTQMSALVDEYNQSQAEVLVELDTSGVDVVSASFVRGNPPDVMLANYNYEVARFVQRCALTDLSGTEAAASVRDDLAPLMAQYGSCEGRVSALPYSVMASSVIYNPAIFAEHGVEVPRTWDELLAACETFAEAGVTPIYGTFKDDWTVAQGWYDYAIGGSVDVLEFFGDLAAQGTEVDASAPVSFAGDFAAPVERMQELAQHVNGDAASRAYGDGNLAMANGEAAMYLQGPWAFGEIAKIAPDLELGTFPLPMTDDPEDLAVRVNMDLAAMIPEGSRHQEAARDFVEFLYEPEHIQAYNDAQLGFSPSADAQPPSDPRVAGMIEPYETGAIYQGPSVLVPKTIPVFNYAQAMILGADAGSVLAGMDADWARLAYRQPAPSATPEARP; from the coding sequence ATGATCGGGACCACGAGAGAGAGGCGCCGCCTCGTCGCGATCGCGGGCGTGCTCGCGCTCGGCGGCGCGATGCTCGCGGGCTGCTCCGCGGACGGGCGCGAGACGATCCGCTTCACGTTCTCCAAGCGCGAGGCGCTCACGCAGATGTCGGCCCTCGTCGACGAGTACAACCAGTCGCAGGCCGAGGTGCTCGTCGAGCTCGACACCTCGGGCGTCGACGTCGTCTCCGCGAGCTTCGTCCGTGGCAACCCGCCCGACGTCATGCTCGCCAACTACAACTACGAGGTCGCCCGCTTCGTGCAGCGCTGCGCGCTCACCGACCTCTCGGGCACCGAGGCCGCCGCGAGCGTGCGCGACGACCTCGCGCCGCTCATGGCGCAGTACGGCTCGTGCGAGGGCCGCGTCAGCGCGCTGCCGTACTCGGTCATGGCCTCCTCGGTCATCTACAACCCCGCGATCTTCGCCGAGCACGGCGTCGAGGTGCCGCGCACCTGGGACGAGCTGCTCGCCGCGTGCGAGACCTTCGCCGAGGCCGGCGTGACGCCCATCTACGGCACCTTCAAGGACGACTGGACGGTCGCGCAGGGGTGGTACGACTACGCGATCGGCGGCTCGGTCGACGTGCTCGAGTTCTTCGGCGACCTCGCAGCGCAGGGCACCGAGGTCGACGCCTCCGCCCCCGTCTCCTTCGCGGGAGACTTCGCGGCGCCCGTCGAGCGGATGCAGGAGCTCGCGCAGCACGTGAACGGCGACGCCGCGAGCCGCGCCTACGGCGACGGCAACCTCGCGATGGCGAACGGCGAGGCGGCGATGTACCTGCAGGGGCCCTGGGCCTTCGGCGAGATCGCGAAGATCGCGCCCGACCTCGAGCTCGGCACCTTCCCGCTGCCGATGACCGACGACCCGGAGGACCTCGCGGTGCGCGTCAACATGGACCTCGCGGCGATGATCCCGGAGGGCTCGCGCCACCAGGAGGCCGCGCGCGACTTCGTCGAGTTCCTGTACGAGCCCGAGCACATCCAGGCGTACAACGACGCGCAGCTCGGCTTCTCGCCGAGCGCCGACGCCCAGCCGCCCTCGGACCCGCGGGTCGCGGGCATGATCGAGCCCTACGAGACCGGCGCGATCTACCAGGGCCCCTCCGTGCTCGTGCCGAAGACCATCCCGGTGTTCAACTACGCCCAGGCGATGATCCTCGGCGCCGACGCCGGGTCCGTGCTCGCGGGCATGGACGCCGACTGGGCCAGGCTCGCCTACCGGCAGCCCGCCCCGTCCGCGACGCCGGAGGCCCGGCCGTGA
- a CDS encoding carbohydrate ABC transporter permease produces the protein MTARAPERARPRGRRVEPIFYLFLLPTLVLFTLAITVPAVIGILFSFTDSIGIGDWSFRGLTNYIALASDPAVLQSYLFTFGFSLVTVLVVNVVAFLLAVGLTAKVRFRVGLRAIFVIPMVISGIIIAYVFNFLFSNSLPALGTALGIEPLATSILADPDLAWIAIVLVTAWQAIPSALLIYIAGLLAVPGEVYEAAAIDGASATQRLLRITVPLVAGYAVINVILGFKGFLNAYDIIVGLTNGGPGTSTRSIAMSIIAGFNGGDYAYQMANATIFFVVAVLLSLLQLWITRGRNAL, from the coding sequence GTGACCGCCCGCGCCCCCGAGCGCGCCCGGCCGCGCGGCCGACGGGTGGAGCCGATCTTCTACCTCTTCCTGCTGCCGACGCTCGTGCTCTTCACGCTCGCGATCACGGTGCCCGCCGTCATCGGCATCCTCTTCAGCTTCACCGACTCGATCGGCATCGGCGACTGGTCGTTCCGAGGGCTCACGAACTACATCGCCCTCGCGAGCGACCCTGCGGTGCTGCAGAGCTACCTCTTCACGTTCGGGTTCTCGCTCGTCACCGTGCTCGTCGTGAACGTCGTCGCGTTCCTGCTCGCCGTCGGCCTCACCGCCAAGGTCCGCTTCCGCGTGGGCCTGCGGGCGATCTTCGTGATCCCGATGGTGATCTCGGGCATCATCATCGCCTACGTCTTCAACTTCCTCTTCTCGAACTCGCTGCCCGCGCTCGGCACCGCCCTCGGCATCGAGCCGCTGGCGACGAGCATCCTCGCCGACCCGGATCTCGCGTGGATCGCGATCGTGCTCGTCACCGCGTGGCAGGCGATCCCCTCCGCGCTCCTCATCTACATCGCTGGCCTCCTCGCGGTGCCGGGGGAGGTCTACGAGGCGGCCGCGATCGACGGCGCGAGCGCGACGCAGCGATTGCTGCGCATCACGGTGCCGCTCGTGGCCGGCTACGCCGTCATCAACGTCATCCTCGGCTTCAAGGGGTTCCTCAACGCCTACGACATCATCGTCGGCCTCACCAACGGCGGGCCCGGCACCTCGACCCGCTCCATCGCGATGAGCATCATCGCGGGCTTCAACGGCGGCGACTACGCCTACCAGATGGCCAACGCGACGATCTTCTTCGTCGTCGCGGTGCTGCTGTCGCTGCTGCAGCTCTGGATCACCCGCGGAAGGAACGCGCTCTGA
- a CDS encoding carbohydrate ABC transporter permease, which produces MARTTPAAPLPAAARDARRSRRSRPEGARWSTTIVLLLCAVTVLLPLYVTVAMAFKTTEQAVDGNAFSLPAPFSVDGFVEAWTLIDFPVGLVVSVVVTASTVAATVVLAAFASYAIVRNWDRRLFRWSFFYLLAAMFIPFPVVALPQIQLTGRFGLDNPAGVIILATMFQLSFSVLLFTAFLRSIPLELEESARIDGATTWQTFWQLIFPLLAPMSATVGIFAFLYAWNDFMMPSLIISDPGLQTLPVRQSLFQTQFSNNYNVSFASYLMAMAPAIVAYLFTQRWVMEGVTQGAVKG; this is translated from the coding sequence ATGGCACGCACCACCCCGGCAGCCCCGCTGCCCGCCGCCGCGCGCGACGCCCGCCGCTCGCGCCGATCCCGCCCCGAGGGCGCGCGCTGGTCGACCACGATCGTGCTGCTGCTGTGCGCGGTCACCGTCCTGCTGCCGCTGTACGTGACGGTGGCCATGGCGTTCAAGACCACCGAGCAGGCGGTCGACGGCAACGCCTTCTCGCTGCCCGCGCCCTTCAGCGTCGACGGCTTCGTCGAGGCCTGGACCCTCATCGACTTCCCCGTCGGGCTCGTCGTCTCCGTCGTCGTCACGGCCTCGACCGTGGCCGCGACGGTCGTGCTGGCGGCCTTCGCCTCGTACGCGATCGTCCGCAACTGGGACCGCCGGCTCTTCCGCTGGTCGTTCTTCTACCTGCTCGCGGCCATGTTCATCCCGTTCCCGGTCGTGGCGCTGCCGCAGATCCAGCTGACCGGGCGCTTCGGCCTCGACAACCCGGCGGGCGTCATCATCCTCGCCACGATGTTCCAGCTCTCGTTCAGCGTGCTGCTCTTCACGGCGTTCCTGCGCTCCATCCCGCTCGAGCTCGAGGAGAGCGCGCGGATCGACGGCGCCACGACCTGGCAGACGTTCTGGCAGCTGATCTTCCCGCTGCTCGCGCCCATGAGCGCGACCGTCGGCATCTTCGCGTTCCTCTACGCCTGGAACGACTTCATGATGCCCTCGCTCATCATCTCCGACCCCGGCCTCCAGACGCTGCCCGTGCGCCAGAGCCTCTTCCAGACCCAGTTCTCGAACAACTACAACGTGTCCTTCGCGTCGTACCTGATGGCGATGGCCCCCGCGATCGTCGCCTACCTGTTCACGCAGCGCTGGGTGATGGAGGGCGTGACGCAGGGTGCCGTCAAGGGCTGA
- a CDS encoding glycoside hydrolase family 13 protein, giving the protein MTQTTTTRTRHEEASAEPWWRQAVVYQIYPRSFADATGDGIGDLQGVLERIDHLDALGVDAVWLSPFYPSALADGGYDVADYRDVDPRIGTLEEFDRMVAALHERGIRVVVDIVPNHSSDLHPWFQAALEAGRGSPERARYIFREGTGPDGAEPPTDWVAMFGGSAWERVADGQWYLHSFAVEQPDLAWDHPEVRADFLETLRFWSDRGVDGFRIDVAHMLTKDLTEPLPSQAELAAMPVDGMHPLLDRDDVHEVYAEWRALFDSYDPPRTAVAEAWVHPSRIHRYASPTSLGQSFNFDLLEAPFEAAAFRRIIADNLALAHESGSSSTWVLSNHDVVRHATRYGLAATEGASVRERGIAWIREGGPEAELDRARGERRARAATVFILGLPGSTYLYQGEELGLHEAATIPAEARQDPTFFRSGGAELGRDGCRVPLPWEADAPAFGFGGEPHLPQPAWFGEHAADAQAADGSSTLALYRQALALRAALLAPEGLEWVETGRDDVLRFARPNGWEVVTAFGDAAVPLGADELERVVLATGGIVDGAMPGESTVWLAPAG; this is encoded by the coding sequence ATGACGCAGACGACCACGACGAGGACCCGGCACGAGGAGGCCTCGGCCGAGCCCTGGTGGCGGCAGGCCGTGGTGTACCAGATCTACCCGCGCAGCTTCGCCGACGCCACGGGCGACGGCATCGGCGACCTCCAGGGGGTGCTCGAGCGCATCGACCACCTCGACGCCCTCGGCGTCGACGCGGTGTGGCTGAGCCCGTTCTACCCCTCGGCGCTCGCCGACGGCGGCTACGACGTGGCCGACTACCGCGACGTCGACCCGCGGATCGGCACGCTCGAGGAGTTCGACCGGATGGTCGCCGCCCTCCACGAGCGCGGCATCCGCGTGGTCGTCGACATCGTGCCGAACCACAGCTCCGACCTGCACCCCTGGTTCCAGGCGGCGCTCGAGGCCGGCCGCGGCTCGCCCGAGCGCGCGCGCTACATCTTCCGCGAGGGCACGGGGCCGGACGGCGCCGAGCCGCCCACCGACTGGGTCGCGATGTTCGGCGGCTCGGCCTGGGAGCGCGTCGCCGACGGCCAGTGGTACCTCCACTCGTTCGCCGTCGAGCAGCCCGACCTCGCCTGGGACCACCCGGAGGTGCGCGCCGACTTCCTCGAGACGCTGCGCTTCTGGTCGGACCGGGGCGTCGACGGCTTCCGCATCGACGTCGCGCACATGCTCACGAAGGACCTCACCGAGCCGCTGCCGTCGCAGGCGGAGCTCGCGGCGATGCCGGTCGACGGCATGCATCCGCTGCTCGACCGCGACGACGTGCACGAGGTCTACGCCGAGTGGCGCGCGCTCTTCGACTCGTACGACCCGCCGCGCACCGCGGTCGCGGAGGCCTGGGTGCACCCCTCGCGCATCCACCGCTACGCGAGCCCCACGAGCCTCGGCCAGTCGTTCAACTTCGACCTGCTCGAGGCGCCCTTCGAGGCCGCGGCGTTCCGGCGCATCATCGCCGACAACCTCGCGCTCGCGCACGAGTCGGGCTCGTCGAGCACCTGGGTGCTCTCGAACCACGACGTCGTGCGCCACGCGACCCGGTACGGCCTCGCCGCGACCGAGGGCGCGTCCGTGCGCGAGCGCGGCATCGCCTGGATCCGCGAGGGCGGCCCGGAGGCCGAGCTCGACCGCGCGCGCGGCGAGCGTCGGGCACGCGCCGCGACCGTGTTCATCCTGGGCCTGCCGGGCTCGACGTACCTCTACCAGGGCGAGGAGCTCGGGCTGCACGAGGCCGCGACGATCCCGGCCGAGGCGCGGCAGGACCCGACGTTCTTCCGCAGCGGCGGCGCCGAGCTCGGCAGGGACGGCTGCCGCGTGCCGCTGCCGTGGGAGGCCGACGCCCCCGCCTTCGGCTTCGGCGGCGAGCCGCACCTGCCTCAGCCCGCGTGGTTCGGCGAGCACGCCGCCGACGCGCAGGCGGCCGACGGCTCGTCGACGCTCGCGCTCTACCGGCAGGCGCTCGCGCTGCGGGCCGCGCTGCTCGCGCCCGAGGGGCTCGAGTGGGTCGAGACCGGGCGCGACGACGTGCTGCGCTTCGCCCGGCCGAACGGCTGGGAGGTCGTCACGGCCTTCGGCGACGCGGCGGTGCCGCTCGGCGCCGACGAGCTCGAGCGCGTCGTGCTCGCGACGGGCGGCATCGTCGACGGCGCCATGCCGGGGGAGTCGACCGTCTGGCTGGCCCCGGCCGGCTGA